A genomic stretch from Mastacembelus armatus chromosome 7, fMasArm1.2, whole genome shotgun sequence includes:
- the tamalin gene encoding general receptor for phosphoinositides 1-associated scaffold protein produces MTFRRLKKVNSSGPESGPASSENDIYFPSSKSDSCRTMDSPNNSSEVYNYKTLAYSGGTLPRNFKKGGGMQKWKPLTQSPEPQRKVVVLEKKEEETFGFEIQTYGLHHQDHNSVEMCTFVCKVHDDSPAQQAGLKVGDTIASVNEATVEGFRHKDIVQLIRACGNTLRLETVYSDSIRKAELEARLQYLKQTLHEKWDEYRSLMVQEQRLVHGIVMSDAALYESLESAGVYGSLGAPSPAVQRALRGTGSTSSSASFLSTATEDDPLYQTCLYQADGSVDSDNGSANKKKEQQPPQRQQRLRPASELFTTAKTQLTRSASTRSYVKGSSSSASGEKQGGFSTLQRKPKQKSFRRRLLKFIPGLNRPLEEEESKL; encoded by the exons ATGACTTTCCGGAGGTTGAAGAAAGTGAACTCCAGCGGCCCGGAGAGCGGACCCGCATCTTCAGAGAACGACATTTATTTCCCATCATCCAAGTCGGACAGCTGCAGGACTATGGACTCACCGAATAACTCCTCGGAGGTTTACAACTACAAGACTTTGGCTTACTCTGGTGGGACGCTGCCCAGAAACTTCAAAAAG GGTGGCGGGATGCAGAAGTGGAAACCCCTAACGCAGTCACCAGAACCACAAAG GAAGGTGGTAGTCCtggagaaaaaggaagaggagacGTTTGGTTTCGAGATCCAG ACTTACGGACTCCACCATCAGGACCATAACTCGGTTGAGATGTGCACGTTTGTGTGTAAGGTGCATGACGACAGCCCAGCCCAGCAAGCGGGACTTAAAGTTG GGGACACCATCGCAAGTGTGAACGAGGCCACTGTGGAGGGATTTCGACACAAGGACATCGTCCAGCTGATCAGGGCCTGCGGTAACACACTCAG gcTGGAGACAGTTTACAGTGACTCAATACGAAAAGCGGAGCTCGAAGCCCGGCTGCAGTATCTGAAG CAAACACTTCATGAGAAATGGGACGAATATCGATCATTGATGGTGCAGGAGCAGAGGCTGGTTCATG GTATAGTAATGAGTGATGCTGCATTGTACGAGTCCTTGGAGTCAGCAGGTGTGTATGGCAGCCTTGGCGCTCCCAGCCCCGCCGTTCAGAGAGCCCTGCGTGGCACaggcagcaccagcagcagtgcCAGCTTTCTCAGCACGGCCACCGAGGATGACCCTCTCTACCAGACCTGCCTGTACCAGGCGGATGGCAGCGTGGACTCCGACAACGGCAGTGcgaacaaaaagaaagaacagcagCCGCCACAGAGGCAGCAGCGTCTCCGACCGGCCAGTGAGCTCTTCACGACGGCCAAGACGCAGCTGACCCGCAGTGCCAGCACACGCAGCTACGTGAAGGGGTCTTCGTCATCTGCCTCGGGGGAGAAGCAGGGAGGATTCAGTACACTGCAGAGAAAGCCCAAACAGAAAAGCTTCCGCAGGCGCCTCCTCAAATTCATCCCGGGCTTGAACCGAccactggaggaggaagagagcaaACTGTGA